A segment of the Deltaproteobacteria bacterium genome:
TTGCCATTTCAGGCTATTCGGTTATTATAAAAAAAATCAACCTGCCGTCTATGACCGAAAAAGAGTTGTCCCAATCAATACAATATGAAGCCCAACAGCATATTCCTTTTGATATTAAAGAAGTTAACCTGGATTTTCAAATCCTGGGTCCCCTTAAGGAAGACCCTGATTCCCTGTCCGTCCTTTTGGTTGCCGTCAAAAAAGAAACCCTGAATGCCTTCCTGGAAGTCTTTAACCTGGCGGGACTTGAAGCCTGTATTGCCGACGTAGCGGCCTTGGCCTTAGCCAATGCCTACGAAATGAAATATCCTTTAAGTGGCAGCCCGGTGGCCTTGATTAATCTAGGGGCCAGCCAAATCACCGTTCACATCTTAAGCCAGGACGGCCCGGTTTTTACCCGGGACATCTTTTTAGGAGGCCGGCAACTCACGGAACAAATACAATCCCAATTAGGTCTTTCTTTTGAGGAGGCCGAAAAGGTTAAACTGATGTGGGACCGTTCCCCGGACCAACTGGATCAAATCGGTCCTTCCTTCTTATCGGTTGTCCAAACCTGGATGGATGAGATTAAAAAGATCCTTGATGTTTTAACCGCATCGGACCCGGAAACCAAACCGACGAAAATCGTCTTGTCAGGCGGCTCTTCGTTGTTACCCGGTCTTCCTCAATTTTTATCGAAAGGGCTCCAGCTCCCGGTTGAATTATTTAATCCCTTTTCCCTGGTCCAGACAGATCCTGATCTTTTCGACCCCAAGTATATCCAAAGTCTTGGACCTCAAATGGCTATTGCCTTCGGCTTAGCCTTACGACAAAAGGGGGCCTGATGATCCGGATTAATTTGTTAGCCGCCCATGAGGTCCGAAAAGGGAAGGGACGGTTCAGGCTGTTTCAGGGTATCGTTCTGATTTATGGACTCCTGATAACAGCCTTCCTTCTGGGATATTGGAAGTTAGGGGTCGAAGTCCAAACCCTCAAGGAAGAAAAAGGGGTTTTAGTAAAACAAACGCAGGCTGCTGCAACCCTCCAGAAAGAAATCAAAGAGCTTAAGGAAAAAAAAGAAACGGCCCAAACCAGGCTGGATCTGCTTCAAAATCTGGAAAAAGAGCGGCATGGCCCGGTTCGTCTGATGGAAGTTCTTTCAACCATACTGCCGGTCAACCAGCTCTGGCTGATCAGTTTGCGGGAAACCGGTTCCGAAGTCCGGATAGATGGGATGTCCTTCAGTAACGAGACCCTGGCCGAGTACATGAGACGTCTTCAAAACGCACCCTTCGTGAGTCAGGTCGATTTGGTTCAATCCACCCAGGCCAATTATAAGGATTTAAAAGTAAAACAATTCACCCTGACCGCCCGGCTGAAATCTCCGGCTCCGCCAGGTGAGAATACTGTCGAGAAAAAATGAGGGGCCGATGAATCCCTTACCGGACATCACAGACCGTCTGACCCAGCTCCCCCTGGCCCAAAAAATATTACTGGCGGTTTTGGGGATGGTTCTTTTAGGAGCGGTTCTGGGATTTTTCCTGCTTAGACCCCGTTGGGAAGAATCAAAAGCCCTCCAGGGAGAGATCGACCGGGAAAAAATCAAATTAGCCCAAATTATCCGGACCCGGAGCCAGATTGCCCGTTTCAAACAAGAGCTGGCTGAAATGGATGTCCGATATAAAGTGATCCTGAATATGTTACCGGAAGCCAAAGAAATCCCTCTCCTGCTTAAAACCGTTTCCAACCTGGGTCAACAGCAAGGACTGGAATTTCTTCTTTTTAAACCGGAAAAGGAAAACCCCAGAGAATTTGTGGCGGAAATCCCGATCACCATACATATCAAAGGGACTTATCATGAGATCGGAATATTTTTTGACCGTCTCCGGCGGCTGCCCCGGATTATTAATGTGAAACAACTGGAGTTAGGGGCCTTTGAGGAAAAGACCGGCCGCATTAATGCCCGCTGTCAGATAACCACTTTTCGGGTCTTGCCCCTTCCGCCGCCATCCCCGACACCGGCAGCGAAGGCTGAAAAGAAAAAATAACCGATGAAAAAAGGTTTGATCCTATTTATCTTTTTGTTCTTGTCCTTAGGGGGCTGCCATGAAAAGGGTCAGGAGGATGGTTCGACCCGGAAATTGCTTCCCCTCCCCCAACCCATGCCCCAAAAGGCTTGGACAGGAAAAACACCCCCCCCCCAGGCCCCTGTGGTCCCACAGGCCCCGGTGGTTTCTTTGAAAAAAACCGAACTACCGGAACCCGACCCCCTTTATAATCCGATCGGAAAACCGGACCCCTTTCAACCCGTGAGCACCCAACTCGAGGCCAAAGGTGAAGGGAAGGCCAAGATCT
Coding sequences within it:
- the pilM gene encoding type IV pilus assembly protein PilM, with amino-acid sequence MMWFSGAKKDKYIGVDIGSQAIKVCHLIQRQKGIFLNNFGLANLPPSSIVNGAIKEPQLIAKSLQSLFTHLQIPSKEIVFAISGYSVIIKKINLPSMTEKELSQSIQYEAQQHIPFDIKEVNLDFQILGPLKEDPDSLSVLLVAVKKETLNAFLEVFNLAGLEACIADVAALALANAYEMKYPLSGSPVALINLGASQITVHILSQDGPVFTRDIFLGGRQLTEQIQSQLGLSFEEAEKVKLMWDRSPDQLDQIGPSFLSVVQTWMDEIKKILDVLTASDPETKPTKIVLSGGSSLLPGLPQFLSKGLQLPVELFNPFSLVQTDPDLFDPKYIQSLGPQMAIAFGLALRQKGA
- a CDS encoding PilN domain-containing protein, which codes for MIRINLLAAHEVRKGKGRFRLFQGIVLIYGLLITAFLLGYWKLGVEVQTLKEEKGVLVKQTQAAATLQKEIKELKEKKETAQTRLDLLQNLEKERHGPVRLMEVLSTILPVNQLWLISLRETGSEVRIDGMSFSNETLAEYMRRLQNAPFVSQVDLVQSTQANYKDLKVKQFTLTARLKSPAPPGENTVEKK
- the pilO gene encoding type 4a pilus biogenesis protein PilO yields the protein MNPLPDITDRLTQLPLAQKILLAVLGMVLLGAVLGFFLLRPRWEESKALQGEIDREKIKLAQIIRTRSQIARFKQELAEMDVRYKVILNMLPEAKEIPLLLKTVSNLGQQQGLEFLLFKPEKENPREFVAEIPITIHIKGTYHEIGIFFDRLRRLPRIINVKQLELGAFEEKTGRINARCQITTFRVLPLPPPSPTPAAKAEKKK
- a CDS encoding pilus assembly protein PilP — translated: MKKGLILFIFLFLSLGGCHEKGQEDGSTRKLLPLPQPMPQKAWTGKTPPPQAPVVPQAPVVSLKKTELPEPDPLYNPIGKPDPFQPVSTQLEAKGEGKAKILPLEQFEINEFELVGIVSGSGVKKAMVQDMTGKGFLVQVGSRIGKKGGKVIRIADKEVIIEEPFQDFLGRKGVRKISLKMPQQ